A DNA window from Hordeum vulgare subsp. vulgare chromosome 1H, MorexV3_pseudomolecules_assembly, whole genome shotgun sequence contains the following coding sequences:
- the LOC123442124 gene encoding uncharacterized protein LOC123442124, translating into MDPRCKHGTAGASSSSSSGDADAGAAHPSSKFEEEARMTGDALLVLDGLVQVFPQVNISTLIEVSISFNGDADAAADYVIHNVLPNSTADDNNANTNDDSDIHGVFSDTNTSFAIPPMDDDTIPESVLFDAVNENSAEHGERSMGEQLMQSPAAASTSGQDDLPEEIDSDSVLPGAQKSVVDHEVAHSENQPKEMNYSDHATENHCDEQIQCSPSEENQAVPTTEENLTLHGDGSPDMNVQSNYSVSPESIDDAISAENSKKNTLLSNVAAMSEMLEEVELSEAETKHVVSEASQAGNDILVKAAKLKEMSALAAEENNKVAAEVFAEKSILASEAQGLQSWLFDISEERNHFVSVIDEMHQTLQRRLDLAEAERAAAEMEMIEREKIAQEMLKEQEVLLDAAKEESKKLEQQAQENAKLREVLMDRGHVVDALHGEMLGIFGNITQLRRRVDMRLSADEQHQLASSILSTSVESADGQFPTEEPLQLAAMSFPSPVQSAHSGLIYVDEPLELASSSLAGSVVSAPSKLLVLSTGQPLDQNSSSSVVSAPSKLFSVCAPLQLASSSLSSSVKSATSKSSWSSATESNSGFNDDEEIAVASPSDNFALDDTWDVVEEDEECMC; encoded by the exons ATGGACCCCAGGTGCAAGCACGGCACCGCGGGCGCCTCCTCGTCTTCGTCCTCCGGCGACGCCGACGCCGGCGCCGCGCACCCTAGCTCCAAGTTCGAG GAGGAGGCGAGGATGACGGGGGACGCGCTCCTCGTCCTGGACGGCCTCGTGCAGGTGTTCCCGCAG GTTAACATCTCAACACTGATAGAAGTTTCCATCTCATTCAATGGCGATGCTGATGCAGCAGCAGATTATGTTATCCATAATGTTCTTCCAAATAGTACCGCAGATGACAATAATGCAAACACGAATGACGATTCAGATATTCATG GGGTATTTAGTGACACAAACACTAGTTTCGCGATTCCGCCAATGGATGATGATACCATTCCagaatctgtactgtttgatgctGTCAATGAAAATTCTGCTGAACATGGAGAAAGGTCCATGGGAGAACAATTGATGCAGTCACCTGCTGCAGCATCAACATCTGGTCAGGACGATTTacctgaagaaattgattctgatTCTGTGCTACCTGGTGCGCAGAAGTCTGTTGTCGATCATGAAGTAGCTCATTCCGAAAACCAGCCGAAAGAAATGAATTATTCGGACCACGCAACTGAAAATCACTGTGATGAACAAATACAATGTTCACCTTCTGAGGAAAACCAAGCCGTGCCAACTACTGAAGAAAATTTGACGCTGCATGGTGATGGTTCACCTGATATGAATGTGCAATCAAACTATTCTGTTAGCCCTGAGTCCATTGATGATGCAATCTCCGCTGAAAATTCCAAGAAG AATACTTTGCTGTCAAATGTTGCAGCGATGAGTGAAATGCTAGAGGAGGTTGAGCTTAGTGAGGCAGAAACAAAACATGTTGTATCCGAAGCAAGCCAAGCTGGCAATGATATTCTTGTAAAGGCGGCGAAGCTAAAAGAAATGTCTGCACTTGCAGCGGAAGAGAACAACAAG GTTGCAGCAGAGGTTTTTGCTGAGAAATCTATTCTAGCCTCAGAAGCGCAGGGGCTGCAGTCCTGGTTGTTTGACATTTCTGAAGAACGAAACCACTTCGTTTCAGTCATTGACGAG ATGCACCAAACTCTTCAAAGAAGACTTGATTTAGCAGAAGCAGAAAGAGCAGCTGCTGAGATGGAAATGATTGAAAGGGAAAAAATTGCTCAAGAAATGCTAAAAGAACAGGAAGTCCTACTTGATGCTGCCAAGGAAGAGTCTAAGAAGCTGGAGCAACAGGCACAGGAGAATGCAAAG CTGCGCGAGGTACTGATGGACAGGGGCCATGTTGTGGATGCACTGCA TGGAGAAATGCTTGGAATCTTTGGCAACATTACGCAGCTCCGACGCAGAGTTGATATGCGACTCTCTGCCGATGAGCAACATCAGCTAGCTTCGTCGATCCTGTCCACATCAGTCGAGTCAGCAGATGGCCAATTCCCTACTGAAGAACCACTGCAGCTCGCTGCAATGAGCTTTCCCAGCCCGGTCCAATCAGCACATTCCGGACTAATTTATGTTGATGAGCCACTGGAGCTAGCTTCATCGAGCTTAGCCGGCTCAGTCGTATCGGCACCTTCAAAACTACTAGTACTTTCTACTGGTCAACCGTTGGACCAAAATTCGTCAAGCTCGGTAGTATCGGCACCTTCCAAACTGTTCTCTGTCTGTGCGCCACTTCAGCTAGCTTCATCGAGCTTGTCTAGCTCTGTCAAGTCGGCAACTTCGAAGAGCAGCTGGTCTTCTGCCACGGAGTCGAATTCAGGTTTCAATGACGACGAGGAGATCGCCGTTGCTTCTCCGAGTGACAATTTTGCTCTGGACGACACCTGGGATGTAGTTGAAGAAGACGAGGAATGCATGTGCTAA